The following are encoded together in the Anabrus simplex isolate iqAnaSimp1 chromosome 5, ASM4041472v1, whole genome shotgun sequence genome:
- the LOC137500942 gene encoding uncharacterized protein translates to MGKRNDNHVRKESFLRKVLELKGQLFGAFSLTVTKDSKRQAWMELRDYAVAIGLVTADKDHTYVRDATWPNMRSRTVAKVDNAYQTGSGGGSSKKLDVIDHLVLDIIGRESPVLQGFGTEDSLGEIVLPTMGPTSASTSDYIVALEESRPISATEIDGSWQNGELQHQQETPKARGTVKKRVLVQHPEETKEIESLKKRKLQLEVRKLELEVWEKENLLNIEHSPHTSGVQERGKKELSVPNEYLIVENNDGNFVVVQPQM, encoded by the exons ATGGGTAAAAGAAATGACAATCATGTCAGGAAAGAAAGTTTCCTTAGAAAAGTGCTGGAGTTGAAGGGGCAGTTGTTCGGAGCCTTTTCACTAACCGTGACAAAGGACTCGAAGAGGCAAGCATGGATGGAACTGCGGGATTATGCTGTGGCTATTGGGCTGGTCACAGCCGACAAAGATCACACTTATGTGCGGGATGCTACTTGGCCTAACATGAGGAGCAGAACAGTG GCAAAAGTTGATAATGCTTATCAGACAGGAAGTGGGGGAGGAAGTAGCAAAAAATTAGATGTCATAGACCACCTGGTTCTTGACATTATCGGAAGAGAATCTCCTGTTTTACAGGGATTCGGAACAGAAGATTCTCTTGGAGAAATCGTTCTTCCTACAATGGGACCAACTTCCGCTTCAACCAGTGACTATATAGTGGCGTTGGAagaaagtaggcctatatctgccACTGAAATTGATGGAAGCTGGCAAAATGGAGAGCTCCAGCATCAGCAGGAGACACCTAAGGCTAGAG GTACTGTCAAGAAGAGGGTACTCGTCCAGCATCCCGAGGAAACTAAAGAAATAGAGTCCCTCAAAAAACGGAAGCTTCAACTTGAAGTCCGGAAGCTGGAGCTGGAGGTGTGGGAGaaggaaaatttactcaatattgaGCATTCACCCCACACAAGTGGTGTTCAGGAACGTGGGAAAAAGGAACTTTCTGTACCAAACGAATATTTAATTGTAGAAAACAATGATGGTAACTTTGTTGTAGTTCAGCCTCAgatgtaa